One part of the Sorangiineae bacterium MSr11954 genome encodes these proteins:
- a CDS encoding helix-turn-helix transcriptional regulator, whose amino-acid sequence MKSRPLRWEQLRRLMRLVGEASELPAEGGLRQGHVLEGLRQILNAATAAAVLDQDTRRPGAIVDTVLIGFDDVRQDAFDVMIREGGAINPAVQRLRENIERRQESGPYVATDGDLVRGHDWSESPYVLEYLRPSGLDHMLVSAHMIQGTTHLRGSGFFRRREDRPFDERDRNVLELFLLDHASFLWPAPVGTPARLAPREAETLKYLLAGASDKSIAAGLGISVHTARQYVKSIYRAFGVGGRAELLARHMRGSWV is encoded by the coding sequence ATGAAGAGTCGACCGCTTCGCTGGGAGCAACTCCGCCGGCTTATGCGTCTCGTGGGGGAGGCGAGCGAGCTTCCGGCCGAGGGAGGGCTGCGTCAGGGGCATGTCCTCGAAGGGCTTCGACAAATCCTCAATGCCGCAACGGCGGCCGCGGTGCTCGATCAAGATACCCGCCGTCCAGGCGCCATCGTCGACACCGTCCTCATTGGCTTCGATGACGTGAGGCAGGACGCCTTCGACGTGATGATTCGGGAGGGGGGCGCGATCAATCCGGCCGTACAAAGGTTGAGAGAAAACATCGAGCGCCGGCAGGAAAGCGGGCCATATGTCGCGACGGATGGAGACCTCGTCCGCGGCCATGATTGGAGCGAATCCCCCTATGTGCTCGAGTATCTGCGCCCCTCGGGCCTCGATCACATGCTCGTGTCGGCCCATATGATACAGGGAACTACGCACCTTCGTGGGTCAGGCTTCTTCCGCCGCCGTGAGGATCGGCCATTCGACGAGCGCGATCGCAACGTCCTCGAGCTCTTTCTCCTCGATCACGCGTCGTTTCTATGGCCCGCGCCGGTGGGGACGCCGGCGAGGTTGGCCCCCCGCGAGGCTGAAACGCTGAAATACCTCCTCGCGGGAGCGTCCGACAAGAGCATCGCCGCGGGGCTGGGCATCAGCGTTCATACCGCGCGTCAATACGTAAAGTCGATTTACCGCGCCTTTGGTGTCGGAGGTCGCGCCGAGCTGCTCGCACGACATATGCGCGGATCGTGGGTGTAA
- a CDS encoding NmrA family NAD(P)-binding protein produces the protein MIVVFGSSGVVGRALLEELALGHEPVLALYRSHCPIHTNRAARARGARDVVDGSRMRRGGPSYAELESARVDLTTGEGVKEALRGARSVFLLTADMPDQAAAEIRVVEAAARARVPRIVKLSVRSAETEAFAYARTHRAVERVIEDSGMSFTFLRPGAFMQNFIHYHGEGIRRERCIRLPCADTREPLIDARDIARVAARCLVSDVYAGRVLELSGPEVLSYHHVAEKISAATGQTISYIPTSEEAYRASAAHVFSAEQLDELLELLRFHRERPPFAPTDTVREVTGRDPQTFDVFAREHAAEWTVSAVHEELRRA, from the coding sequence ATGATCGTCGTATTCGGCTCCAGCGGGGTCGTTGGTCGCGCATTGCTCGAAGAGTTGGCCCTCGGCCACGAGCCCGTGCTCGCTCTGTATCGATCGCATTGCCCCATTCACACGAATCGAGCGGCTCGCGCGCGTGGGGCGAGGGACGTGGTCGACGGGAGCCGAATGCGCCGAGGCGGCCCCTCCTACGCCGAGCTGGAATCGGCCCGCGTCGATCTCACGACCGGGGAAGGGGTCAAGGAGGCACTTCGAGGGGCGCGGTCGGTCTTTCTGCTGACCGCCGACATGCCAGATCAAGCCGCCGCCGAAATACGGGTCGTGGAGGCGGCCGCGCGCGCCCGAGTTCCGCGCATCGTCAAGCTCTCGGTGCGCAGCGCCGAGACCGAAGCTTTCGCCTACGCGAGGACACATCGCGCGGTGGAGCGCGTCATCGAGGACTCCGGCATGTCGTTCACCTTTCTGCGGCCCGGAGCGTTCATGCAAAACTTCATTCATTATCATGGTGAAGGGATCCGCCGAGAGCGGTGCATTCGACTGCCGTGCGCCGATACGCGCGAGCCGCTCATCGACGCGCGCGACATCGCCCGCGTCGCGGCTCGTTGTCTCGTATCGGACGTCTACGCGGGCCGGGTGCTCGAGCTCAGCGGGCCCGAGGTGCTCTCGTACCATCACGTCGCCGAGAAGATCTCCGCGGCAACGGGGCAAACCATTTCGTATATTCCCACTTCCGAAGAGGCCTATCGGGCCAGCGCCGCTCACGTCTTTTCGGCCGAACAACTCGACGAGCTCCTCGAGCTGCTGCGATTCCATCGCGAGCGTCCACCATTCGCGCCCACCGACACCGTCCGCGAAGTGACGGGACGCGATCCCCAGACGTTCGACGTGTTCGCGCGGGAGCACGCCGCGGAGTGGACGGTGTCCGCCGTTCACGAGGAGCTGCGCCGGGCGTAG
- a CDS encoding M15 family metallopeptidase, translating into MTKARLNLRMQLASVIVASVSMFFLPACAGREGGGAAASTEGGEESLTDRDLTHRPSWAFVSIADVDPTIIVEMRYYGVHNFVGKQVRGYNAPKCYLTKPAATALARVQAELKPMNLSLKVYDCYRPQRGVDHFVEWAKDLADTKMKKEFYPTVDKSRLFIDGYIAEKSGHTRGSTMDLTIVSLPAGDQEVYKEGDPLRECTLPADQRFKDNSLDFGTGYDCFDVQSHAYNPALPGPHRGLRMLLQSIMDKHGFKGLAEEWWHFTLRNEPFPNTYFNFPIE; encoded by the coding sequence ATGACGAAGGCGCGCCTTAATCTCCGGATGCAACTTGCTTCGGTCATCGTTGCGAGCGTAAGTATGTTCTTTTTGCCCGCGTGCGCGGGGCGAGAAGGCGGTGGGGCTGCAGCGAGCACGGAGGGAGGTGAGGAATCGCTGACGGACCGGGATCTCACGCACCGCCCCAGCTGGGCATTCGTCTCGATCGCCGACGTCGATCCAACGATCATCGTTGAAATGCGCTATTACGGGGTCCACAATTTCGTGGGGAAACAGGTGCGGGGCTACAACGCACCGAAGTGCTATTTGACCAAGCCTGCCGCCACCGCGCTGGCCCGGGTGCAGGCGGAGCTCAAGCCCATGAATCTCTCGCTCAAGGTCTACGATTGCTATCGCCCGCAGCGCGGGGTGGACCACTTCGTCGAGTGGGCCAAAGATCTCGCTGACACGAAAATGAAGAAAGAGTTCTACCCCACGGTGGACAAATCGCGATTGTTCATCGACGGGTACATTGCCGAGAAATCGGGTCACACGCGTGGAAGCACGATGGATCTCACCATCGTCTCGCTGCCGGCCGGCGATCAGGAGGTCTACAAAGAGGGAGATCCTCTCCGCGAATGTACGCTCCCGGCCGACCAGCGATTCAAAGACAACAGCCTCGACTTCGGTACGGGGTACGATTGCTTCGATGTGCAATCCCACGCGTACAACCCGGCGCTCCCCGGTCCGCATCGCGGGCTGCGCATGCTGCTCCAGAGCATCATGGACAAGCATGGTTTCAAGGGGTTGGCCGAAGAGTGGTGGCACTTTACCTTGAGGAACGAACCCTTCCCCAATACCTACTTCAATTTTCCCATCGAGTAA
- a CDS encoding NAD(P)-binding domain-containing protein — protein sequence MNSKLTPVTVIGLGPMGQAMVHAFLDKGHPTTVWNRTASRATELVAKGATRATTVAEAVRASELVILSLTDYQAMYDILEGASDALAGRVVVNLSSDSPKRTREAAAWLAKRNAQLLVGGVMVPAPVVGTEAAYAFYSGPRALFDAHEATLRVIGRADYRGEDHALAQLYYQAQLDIFLTALSSFLHATALMRAAGVSAETFLPYAVDNFNSVSSYLAGAARNVDEGRHPGDLANVIMMGATASHIVDASAEAAIDVGLPSAVKAHYDRMIAAGRGNESWTSLIDAIANRTG from the coding sequence ATGAATAGCAAACTTACCCCGGTCACCGTCATTGGTTTGGGGCCGATGGGGCAGGCCATGGTCCACGCATTTCTGGACAAAGGTCACCCGACGACGGTCTGGAATCGGACCGCGAGCAGGGCGACCGAGCTCGTCGCAAAGGGGGCCACGCGCGCGACCACGGTTGCGGAGGCGGTGCGTGCCAGTGAGCTCGTCATCCTCAGCCTGACCGACTACCAGGCCATGTACGATATCTTGGAAGGGGCGAGCGATGCTCTCGCGGGCCGCGTCGTCGTCAACCTCAGCTCCGACAGCCCGAAAAGGACGCGCGAGGCGGCCGCGTGGTTGGCGAAACGAAATGCCCAACTCCTCGTCGGAGGGGTCATGGTTCCTGCTCCGGTCGTCGGGACGGAGGCGGCGTACGCCTTCTATAGCGGCCCGCGCGCGCTGTTCGACGCTCACGAAGCAACCCTGAGGGTCATTGGAAGGGCCGACTATCGAGGTGAGGACCATGCGCTCGCGCAGCTGTACTATCAGGCCCAGCTCGATATCTTCCTAACGGCATTGTCCTCGTTCCTGCACGCCACCGCGCTCATGCGCGCCGCGGGGGTCTCCGCGGAGACGTTTTTGCCGTACGCGGTCGACAACTTCAACAGCGTCTCGTCGTACCTCGCGGGCGCCGCGCGCAATGTGGATGAAGGCCGGCACCCGGGCGACCTCGCCAATGTCATCATGATGGGCGCCACCGCCAGCCACATCGTCGACGCCAGCGCGGAAGCTGCCATCGACGTTGGGCTGCCCAGCGCCGTCAAGGCGCACTACGATCGCATGATCGCCGCGGGCCGCGGGAACGAGAGTTGGACCAGCCTGATCGACGCGATCGCGAACCGTACCGGGTGA
- a CDS encoding FHA domain-containing protein — MPVTIGRGRLWAACVLEDVNVSRVHASIDLRDGYLFVRDETSRNGTWVDGSKVPPNVWTAVGSAKKLHEMRISRWAILFPATLLLCDPRTPPRSGERARSPRDTSTRTPRR, encoded by the coding sequence TTGCCCGTAACCATCGGGCGCGGTCGATTGTGGGCGGCGTGCGTGCTCGAAGATGTCAACGTGTCGCGCGTGCACGCGAGCATCGACCTGCGCGACGGCTATTTGTTCGTACGCGATGAAACGAGCCGAAACGGCACCTGGGTGGATGGCAGCAAGGTGCCTCCGAACGTGTGGACCGCCGTGGGGTCGGCGAAGAAGCTGCACGAAATGCGCATCTCCCGGTGGGCGATTCTATTTCCGGCGACCTTGCTCCTTTGCGACCCACGGACACCGCCGCGCTCGGGCGAGCGAGCGCGTTCTCCACGCGACACGAGCACGAGAACGCCTCGACGCTGA
- a CDS encoding sigma-70 family RNA polymerase sigma factor, translating to MGADYDGHAGELDKAASAFAGVRHRLFGLAYRMLGNKAEAEDIVQEVWLRWQTYEHRDGVLDPAAFLVTTATRLAIHALQSARARREAYIGPWLPEPVDTSADPELGAVRGEALELAVLLLLEKLSATERAAYVLREAFDYPYLRIADILETSEANARQLVSRARAHIAAERRTPATPFEQRRLLDAFLRAAQAGDRAALEELFVADVASYADGGGIVGAARVPVVGRERVAKFVATFPSKFWGGAAFRWMETNGQASVLMSRDGQAFALLTIRASDEGIEQLLWVMNPTKLADLA from the coding sequence ATGGGTGCCGATTACGATGGCCATGCGGGCGAGCTCGATAAGGCTGCTTCGGCCTTTGCCGGCGTACGGCATCGGCTATTTGGGCTGGCCTACCGCATGTTGGGCAACAAGGCAGAAGCCGAGGACATCGTGCAGGAGGTCTGGCTGCGCTGGCAAACGTACGAGCATCGCGACGGCGTGCTCGATCCGGCCGCGTTTCTGGTGACGACGGCCACGCGCTTGGCCATCCATGCGTTGCAGTCGGCGCGCGCCCGCCGCGAAGCGTATATTGGCCCATGGCTCCCGGAGCCCGTGGACACGAGCGCCGACCCCGAGCTCGGGGCCGTGCGCGGAGAAGCTTTGGAGTTGGCCGTGCTGCTCCTGCTCGAGAAGCTCTCGGCCACCGAGCGCGCCGCGTACGTGCTCCGCGAGGCCTTCGATTATCCGTATTTGCGGATCGCCGACATTCTGGAGACGAGCGAAGCGAACGCACGTCAGCTCGTGAGCCGCGCTCGCGCACACATTGCCGCGGAGCGACGCACGCCGGCGACGCCGTTCGAGCAAAGGCGTCTTTTGGATGCGTTCCTCCGCGCGGCGCAAGCGGGCGATCGTGCTGCCTTGGAGGAGCTCTTCGTGGCCGATGTCGCGAGCTATGCGGACGGCGGGGGAATCGTGGGCGCTGCGCGGGTTCCCGTGGTGGGCCGGGAGCGAGTCGCCAAGTTTGTCGCGACCTTCCCGTCGAAGTTCTGGGGTGGGGCGGCGTTCAGGTGGATGGAAACGAACGGCCAGGCATCCGTTCTCATGTCGCGCGATGGCCAGGCGTTCGCTCTCTTGACCATCCGCGCGTCGGACGAGGGCATCGAGCAGCTGCTTTGGGTGATGAACCCCACCAAGCTTGCTGACCTCGCCTGA
- a CDS encoding helix-turn-helix domain-containing protein, producing the protein MTSGSYERYTHYERFVPSAPLSRFVESLWSYRGYRPPHASERVLPSGTVELIIPLGAQPLVMPDAGTGSWSSRGAIVSGVRADSFDIGTHQQKDLIGVHFRPGGAWPLLGVPLDAIQNRHVELEALWGRSAYLLLERVVEARPSSEAFRILSAALLERWRHAKGPLHQGIQGSLRAMMSADAVPAPAIARLADRAGLSHRRFVELFRREVGLPPKSFARVHRFQRALQRLFSEPDAPAAAIALDAGYCDQAHWINECRSIAGTTPSRLAAWMRTAPRYIPAEERGQILPIPIPSAPLT; encoded by the coding sequence GTGACCTCCGGGAGCTACGAGCGATACACCCATTACGAGCGCTTCGTGCCGAGCGCGCCGCTCTCCCGTTTCGTCGAGTCGCTGTGGAGCTACCGAGGTTATCGGCCGCCTCACGCCTCCGAGCGTGTTCTTCCGTCGGGGACCGTCGAGCTCATCATCCCGCTCGGCGCGCAGCCCCTGGTGATGCCGGACGCGGGGACCGGTTCGTGGAGCTCGCGCGGGGCGATCGTCAGCGGTGTCCGCGCGGATTCGTTCGATATCGGAACACACCAGCAGAAGGACCTGATCGGCGTCCACTTCCGACCCGGCGGCGCGTGGCCTCTCCTCGGAGTACCCCTCGACGCGATCCAGAATCGGCACGTGGAGCTGGAGGCGCTGTGGGGCCGCTCGGCGTACCTGTTGCTCGAGCGGGTCGTCGAGGCGAGGCCTTCGTCCGAGGCTTTTCGAATTTTGTCGGCGGCGTTGCTCGAGCGATGGCGGCACGCGAAAGGGCCGCTCCACCAGGGCATCCAAGGGAGCCTTCGCGCGATGATGAGCGCCGACGCCGTTCCAGCGCCCGCCATCGCGCGATTGGCCGACCGCGCAGGTTTGAGCCATCGCCGCTTCGTCGAGCTCTTTCGCCGTGAGGTCGGCCTGCCTCCCAAGAGCTTTGCGCGCGTCCATCGATTTCAGAGGGCGTTGCAGCGCTTGTTTTCCGAGCCCGATGCCCCTGCGGCCGCCATCGCCCTCGACGCGGGTTACTGCGATCAGGCGCACTGGATCAACGAATGCCGCAGCATCGCCGGGACGACACCGAGTCGATTGGCGGCGTGGATGCGGACGGCACCTCGCTACATCCCCGCCGAGGAGAGGGGTCAAATTCTTCCAATCCCCATTCCGAGCGCGCCGCTAACCTGA
- a CDS encoding PEGA domain-containing protein, giving the protein MNRKFRRISLVVALIIASAPIASFAQEPTGPSGRSAPSSKMDEARARYARGMKIYEEGNAPAARAEFERAYALAPSYRILYNIGLCYQATNDYVEALRALERYLSEGGSEIGEERRAEVNKQIADLKPNIASVTITTNVSGATITVDDVAVAQSPLPDKILVNPGRRKISATKQGLFPATKSIVFVGSENTQVNLELTDPPRSQETPKADTDYAPYIAWAATGALAIGAGVTGFLALKADSSENDTIGRRGVTRSEIDDARSKTRTLSVTADVLTAATIVAGGVALYLSVFKSKTSSVEATARLTPAGASIVGHF; this is encoded by the coding sequence ATGAACAGGAAATTTCGTCGCATTTCGCTCGTCGTCGCGCTGATCATCGCCTCGGCGCCGATCGCGAGCTTCGCGCAGGAGCCCACCGGACCGAGCGGGCGCTCCGCTCCATCTTCGAAGATGGACGAGGCGCGCGCACGCTACGCACGCGGCATGAAGATCTACGAGGAAGGGAATGCACCTGCGGCGCGCGCGGAGTTCGAGCGGGCGTACGCGCTCGCCCCGAGCTATCGCATTCTCTACAACATCGGCCTTTGTTACCAGGCCACGAACGATTACGTCGAGGCGCTTCGCGCGTTGGAGCGTTATCTGAGCGAGGGTGGCTCCGAAATCGGCGAGGAGCGGCGCGCGGAGGTGAACAAGCAAATTGCCGACCTCAAACCGAACATCGCGTCGGTGACCATTACCACCAACGTCTCGGGAGCGACCATTACGGTCGACGACGTGGCGGTCGCGCAATCGCCGCTCCCCGACAAGATCTTGGTCAACCCTGGCCGCCGCAAAATCTCGGCGACGAAGCAGGGCCTGTTCCCGGCAACCAAATCCATCGTGTTCGTGGGGAGCGAAAATACTCAGGTCAACCTGGAGCTCACCGATCCGCCGCGGTCGCAAGAGACCCCCAAAGCGGACACGGACTATGCACCGTACATTGCGTGGGCCGCCACCGGCGCGCTCGCCATCGGCGCGGGCGTCACTGGATTTCTGGCGCTCAAGGCCGACTCCTCCGAGAACGACACCATCGGTCGCCGAGGGGTGACCAGGTCGGAGATCGACGACGCACGTAGCAAGACGCGCACGCTCTCCGTCACGGCGGACGTGCTGACGGCCGCGACCATCGTGGCCGGTGGGGTCGCGCTGTATCTCTCGGTCTTCAAGTCGAAGACGTCGTCGGTCGAGGCGACCGCGCGATTGACCCCTGCTGGCGCGAGTATCGTCGGGCATTTCTAA
- a CDS encoding carboxymuconolactone decarboxylase family protein has translation MALRVPKAKLTGLNEDFVKQFGAVPEPVEVIWHNRKVADASLEFGGKVGGWDAVDESLKSFAHMAVAAQVGCSWCLDLGYFQAQNKNLEMAKASQVPRWRESDVFTPLERDVLEYAEAMSSTPPTVTDGLSARLLERLGPAGMVELTAFIAFSNFATRNNVALGIESQGFSSVCAIPLAARPAKSGVAPSV, from the coding sequence ATGGCATTACGCGTTCCGAAGGCAAAACTCACCGGGCTCAACGAAGACTTCGTGAAGCAATTCGGTGCCGTGCCCGAGCCTGTCGAGGTGATCTGGCACAATCGCAAGGTCGCAGATGCATCCCTGGAGTTCGGCGGCAAGGTGGGGGGCTGGGATGCGGTCGACGAGAGCCTCAAGTCGTTCGCGCACATGGCCGTCGCGGCGCAGGTCGGCTGCAGCTGGTGCCTCGATTTGGGCTATTTTCAAGCGCAGAACAAGAACCTGGAGATGGCCAAAGCGAGCCAGGTGCCGCGCTGGCGGGAGTCGGACGTGTTCACGCCGCTGGAGCGGGACGTGCTGGAATATGCGGAGGCCATGTCGAGCACGCCGCCGACCGTCACCGACGGGTTGTCGGCGCGGCTGCTCGAGCGGCTCGGCCCGGCGGGGATGGTCGAGCTCACCGCGTTCATCGCTTTCTCCAACTTTGCGACCCGAAACAACGTGGCGCTCGGGATCGAGTCGCAGGGGTTCTCCTCTGTGTGCGCGATCCCGCTGGCCGCCCGCCCGGCGAAATCCGGAGTAGCGCCCTCGGTATGA
- a CDS encoding SDR family oxidoreductase, translated as MNIVVIGGTGLIGSKLVARLLQLGHQAVAASPNSGVNTVTGQGLARALKGAAVVVDVSNSPSFEDAPVLEFFTKSTNNLLAEGSAAGVGHYVALSVVGSERLPESGYFRAKVVQEQLIQRGSIPYTIVRATQFFEFVKGIADSATHGNEVRLSSAGIQPIAADDVAHALSEVTLGPAVNGTIEVAGPETFGLDELVRKSLAARKDPRTVIADANARYFGTALQERSLLPGAGARTGRIRFEQWLAAPSAR; from the coding sequence ATGAACATCGTAGTGATTGGCGGCACGGGACTCATCGGTTCGAAGCTCGTGGCAAGGCTCCTCCAGCTTGGCCACCAAGCGGTTGCGGCGTCGCCCAACTCGGGCGTCAATACGGTCACCGGCCAGGGCCTCGCCCGTGCGCTGAAGGGCGCGGCGGTCGTCGTCGACGTGTCCAACTCCCCCTCGTTCGAGGATGCGCCCGTTCTGGAGTTCTTCACCAAATCGACGAACAACCTCCTGGCGGAAGGCTCCGCGGCGGGGGTCGGTCATTATGTGGCATTGTCGGTCGTTGGCTCGGAGCGCTTGCCCGAAAGCGGCTATTTCCGCGCAAAGGTGGTCCAAGAGCAGTTGATTCAGAGGGGGTCGATTCCCTACACCATCGTTCGGGCTACCCAGTTCTTCGAGTTCGTAAAGGGCATTGCGGACTCCGCGACCCACGGTAACGAAGTTCGCCTGTCCTCCGCGGGCATTCAACCCATCGCGGCCGACGACGTGGCCCACGCCTTGAGCGAAGTCACGCTCGGCCCGGCCGTGAATGGCACGATCGAGGTCGCAGGGCCGGAGACGTTCGGGCTCGACGAGCTCGTTCGAAAGAGCCTCGCCGCCCGAAAGGACCCCCGCACCGTGATCGCCGACGCGAACGCACGTTATTTCGGCACCGCGCTCCAGGAGCGCTCGCTCTTGCCCGGCGCCGGCGCCCGCACGGGGCGAATCCGGTTCGAGCAATGGCTCGCAGCCCCGTCCGCGCGCTGA
- a CDS encoding RNA polymerase sigma-70 factor: MIDNPFVAHRSLLFTVAYEMLGSAADAEDVLQESWLRWADTDQSQVRDPRAYLVRIVTRQALNRLRSLSRSREEYVGEWLPEPVLTSPDVVEDIKLAESVSIAMLTVLETLGPTERAVFVLREVFDMPFGEIAEAVGKSAATVRQIARRAREHVAARRPRVRVSRSEQQAVVERFLIALRTGQLQDLMEILAPDVVLIADGGGLAQAVRVPIHGAKAVARLLARANQIRVATTVWLNGAPAGRIEIGAELAAVSLAVENGRITRIYVMRNPRKLTRLDEPAKLAR, translated from the coding sequence ATGATCGACAATCCGTTCGTCGCCCATCGCAGCCTGCTGTTTACGGTCGCCTACGAGATGCTCGGGTCGGCGGCCGACGCGGAGGACGTGCTGCAGGAGTCCTGGCTGCGGTGGGCCGACACGGACCAATCCCAGGTGCGCGATCCGCGGGCGTACCTCGTTCGCATCGTCACCCGGCAAGCGCTCAACCGTCTGCGATCCCTGTCGCGCAGCCGCGAGGAGTACGTCGGCGAGTGGCTCCCGGAGCCCGTGCTCACCAGCCCCGACGTCGTCGAGGATATCAAGCTCGCCGAGAGCGTCTCGATCGCGATGCTGACCGTGCTGGAGACCCTGGGGCCGACGGAGCGGGCGGTGTTCGTGCTCCGCGAGGTCTTCGATATGCCATTTGGCGAGATCGCCGAGGCCGTCGGGAAGTCCGCGGCCACGGTGCGCCAGATCGCGCGGCGAGCGCGCGAGCATGTGGCGGCGCGGCGGCCGCGGGTGCGCGTGAGCCGCTCCGAGCAGCAGGCCGTGGTGGAGCGATTCCTGATCGCGCTGCGGACCGGGCAGCTGCAGGACCTGATGGAGATCCTGGCGCCCGACGTGGTCCTGATCGCGGACGGCGGCGGGCTCGCGCAAGCCGTTCGGGTTCCGATTCACGGGGCCAAGGCCGTGGCGAGGTTGCTCGCGCGCGCGAACCAGATTCGGGTCGCGACCACCGTATGGCTCAATGGCGCGCCGGCGGGCCGTATCGAGATCGGGGCCGAGCTGGCCGCGGTGAGCCTCGCGGTGGAAAACGGGCGGATCACGCGCATCTACGTGATGCGAAACCCGCGGAAGCTGACGCGGTTGGATGAACCGGCCAAGCTCGCCCGATAG
- a CDS encoding YncE family protein: MKMIVTFKNVVPRLALGLMPIIAACAGAPADSVESASIASTSQAVTPGHAVPEVLSSPLAVGLYQSAYSVRNDVLWVTSAEGLPPVKSSSLMKVNPHTREILATYVPPVTDAATGAIEAVYGVAVDDVHDNVWVTNTRNDSVAVYRQRTGEHLASLPGVVHAREVVVDEVRGLAWASSLGDGTIVAFDTRTFEEKRRVTVQGTSPSGLAVNEWTGTVYAADHKNGQIIEVPSRSDTVRFIPAGKGTISIGLSRDGRTAYTADQGAGTLSVVDLRSGTIRKRIATGEGAKSVAADPWTGKVLVVNRVAATVSVVDVDKGVVTDTIATNANPNHVTFGLGEAWIVDKSAAGADRKDTLYTVTFCH; the protein is encoded by the coding sequence ATGAAAATGATTGTCACATTCAAAAACGTCGTCCCCCGCCTCGCCCTTGGTTTGATGCCGATCATCGCCGCGTGCGCGGGAGCGCCGGCGGATTCGGTGGAAAGCGCGTCCATCGCGAGCACGTCGCAGGCGGTAACGCCGGGCCATGCGGTGCCGGAGGTGCTCTCTTCGCCTCTCGCGGTGGGCCTGTATCAGTCGGCATACTCGGTACGGAACGACGTGCTGTGGGTGACGTCCGCGGAGGGGCTTCCACCGGTCAAGAGCTCTTCGCTCATGAAGGTCAATCCGCATACGCGGGAGATCCTGGCGACCTATGTGCCGCCGGTGACCGATGCCGCGACGGGCGCGATCGAGGCCGTATATGGCGTCGCCGTCGACGACGTGCATGATAACGTCTGGGTGACCAATACCCGCAACGACTCGGTCGCCGTCTACCGTCAAAGGACGGGTGAGCACCTCGCCTCGCTCCCCGGTGTCGTGCACGCCCGTGAGGTCGTGGTGGACGAGGTCCGTGGCCTCGCCTGGGCGAGCTCCCTCGGCGATGGGACCATTGTCGCTTTCGACACTCGAACCTTCGAAGAGAAGCGGCGCGTGACGGTGCAGGGCACGAGCCCCAGCGGGTTGGCCGTCAACGAATGGACGGGCACCGTCTACGCTGCGGATCACAAGAACGGCCAGATCATCGAGGTGCCATCCCGAAGCGATACCGTACGTTTCATCCCCGCGGGCAAGGGCACGATCTCGATTGGGTTGTCGCGCGATGGTCGCACGGCCTACACGGCCGACCAGGGCGCAGGCACGCTCTCCGTGGTCGATCTGCGAAGTGGTACAATAAGGAAGCGCATCGCGACGGGGGAAGGCGCGAAGTCCGTCGCTGCGGATCCTTGGACGGGAAAGGTGCTCGTCGTCAATCGGGTTGCGGCGACGGTCTCCGTCGTCGACGTGGACAAGGGGGTGGTCACCGACACCATCGCGACGAACGCGAACCCGAATCACGTGACGTTTGGGTTGGGCGAGGCCTGGATCGTCGATAAATCCGCCGCCGGCGCCGACCGCAAGGACACGCTCTACACCGTGACCTTCTGCCACTGA